A stretch of the Bacillus sp. B-jedd genome encodes the following:
- a CDS encoding extracellular solute-binding protein, producing the protein MKKALSLFLMAVLLIGSLAACGPKREETGGKDNKKSEEAAKPEKLIVWEDQDKGAALEDAAKSFEKETGIKIEFRELNITKMQETLALDGGTEKAPDVITMSHDGVGPSVVKGYIKELNVSDEVLSKFTDASVDALKYEGKLYALPKAVETPVFIYNKKLLPEVPATMDELYAKSKEVTKDGNYGFLAIWDDFYHAHGVFSGFGAYVFGEKDGKPDVSDIGLNNDDAVAASDYIKKWYAEGLFPRGIIGEKSNDQMNGLFKDGKAIAVQNGPWAFQDYKAAGIDFGVAPMPKLPNGQPVKTFMGVKGWFVTNFSKNPEWAQKFVEHLTNEENAKKRFELTGEIPPMKSLIEDQNFVNSNEGAAAVMAQSADAVPMPSVPEMAEVWVPMKNAVQTVVTNKADSKKALDDAVKQIKQNIEANHGGK; encoded by the coding sequence ATGAAGAAAGCACTATCACTCTTTTTAATGGCCGTACTTTTGATTGGTTCCCTGGCAGCATGCGGCCCTAAAAGGGAAGAAACCGGCGGCAAGGATAACAAGAAAAGCGAAGAAGCTGCCAAGCCGGAAAAACTGATTGTTTGGGAAGACCAGGACAAAGGTGCGGCACTCGAGGATGCGGCTAAATCATTCGAGAAAGAAACTGGCATTAAGATTGAATTCAGAGAGTTGAATATCACGAAGATGCAGGAAACCCTTGCATTGGATGGAGGAACTGAAAAGGCTCCTGATGTTATTACGATGTCCCATGACGGTGTAGGCCCTTCAGTTGTCAAAGGCTATATAAAAGAACTGAATGTTAGTGATGAAGTACTTTCCAAGTTCACTGATGCATCTGTGGACGCCCTCAAGTATGAAGGAAAACTCTATGCACTTCCGAAAGCTGTAGAAACACCAGTTTTCATTTATAACAAAAAGCTTCTCCCTGAAGTTCCTGCGACAATGGACGAGCTTTATGCAAAATCCAAGGAAGTTACGAAAGACGGAAACTATGGATTCCTGGCAATTTGGGATGACTTTTACCATGCGCACGGAGTATTTTCCGGATTTGGCGCGTATGTGTTCGGCGAAAAAGATGGCAAGCCTGATGTATCTGATATCGGCTTGAACAATGATGACGCAGTTGCAGCAAGCGATTATATCAAAAAGTGGTATGCTGAAGGATTATTCCCAAGGGGTATCATCGGTGAAAAATCAAATGACCAAATGAACGGGCTTTTCAAGGATGGAAAAGCGATTGCGGTTCAAAACGGTCCATGGGCATTCCAGGATTACAAGGCTGCTGGAATTGATTTCGGCGTCGCACCAATGCCTAAACTGCCAAACGGCCAGCCAGTGAAAACGTTCATGGGAGTTAAAGGCTGGTTTGTAACAAACTTCAGTAAAAACCCTGAGTGGGCGCAAAAGTTCGTTGAACATCTTACAAATGAAGAAAATGCGAAAAAGCGCTTTGAACTGACTGGGGAAATTCCTCCGATGAAGTCGTTGATTGAAGATCAGAACTTCGTTAACAGCAACGAAGGAGCCGCAGCAGTAATGGCTCAGTCTGCTGATGCTGTTCCAATGCCAAGTGTTCCGGAAATGGCTGAGGTATGGGTACCTATGAAAAATGCAGTCCAGACTGTCGTAACAAACAAGGCAGATTCCAAAAAGGCGCTTGACGATGCAGTTAAGCAAATCAAACAAAACATCGAAGCGAACCACGGCGGAAAGTAA
- a CDS encoding carbohydrate ABC transporter permease, which yields MDGTLRSNHRKVATALSVVPGLGQLYNRQYAKGIIFLILSLSFIIAFKDILNIGLWGLVTLGEVLPEDNSIFLLVYGIIAVILLLFGLAFYYFNLRDAYKNGKKRDMGLALNSIKDQYHALIDEGFPYLMVTPGFLLLVFVVILPIIFVLLLAFTNYNLYHQWPAKLVDWVGFANFTKLFTLDIWRNTFFSVFAWTILWTFGATTFQIALGIFLAVLVNQKDLKGKAIIRTILILPWAVPAFVSILIFSGMFNESFGAINNIVLDAFGIGPVHWMTEAVWTRIALIMIQTWLGFPFIFAMVTGVLQAIPDELYEAATVDGASRFQQFRSITFPLVMFSISPILITQYTFNFNNFNIIYLFNSGGPAVSGQNAGGTDILISWIYSLTVSSQEYGMAAAITMILSAIVITVALWQFRRTKAFTEEGTM from the coding sequence ATGGACGGAACACTAAGGTCGAACCACCGGAAAGTCGCAACGGCTTTATCCGTGGTCCCAGGACTGGGACAATTGTACAATCGGCAATATGCAAAAGGGATTATTTTTCTAATCCTGTCGCTTTCCTTTATTATTGCGTTTAAAGATATTTTGAATATTGGCCTATGGGGACTGGTCACACTTGGTGAAGTTCTGCCCGAGGACAATTCGATTTTCTTGCTAGTATACGGTATTATCGCCGTCATTTTGCTACTATTTGGACTCGCTTTCTATTATTTCAACTTGCGGGATGCTTATAAAAACGGAAAAAAACGGGATATGGGCCTTGCCCTTAACTCGATAAAAGATCAATATCATGCGTTAATAGACGAAGGCTTCCCTTACTTAATGGTTACCCCGGGATTTCTTCTGCTTGTGTTTGTTGTCATCCTTCCGATAATTTTCGTGCTTCTTTTAGCCTTTACGAATTATAATCTCTATCATCAGTGGCCCGCTAAATTGGTTGACTGGGTCGGATTTGCGAACTTTACTAAACTATTCACTTTGGATATTTGGCGGAATACATTCTTTAGTGTATTTGCCTGGACGATATTATGGACATTCGGGGCGACGACCTTTCAGATTGCCCTCGGCATTTTCCTTGCAGTCCTTGTAAACCAGAAGGATTTAAAAGGAAAGGCGATTATCCGGACGATTTTGATTTTGCCATGGGCAGTTCCGGCATTTGTTTCGATCCTGATTTTCTCGGGGATGTTCAATGAAAGTTTCGGTGCTATAAATAATATTGTCCTGGATGCCTTTGGCATTGGCCCGGTCCACTGGATGACCGAAGCCGTATGGACAAGGATAGCCCTGATCATGATTCAGACGTGGCTTGGCTTCCCATTCATTTTTGCAATGGTGACAGGAGTGCTGCAGGCGATTCCGGATGAACTGTATGAAGCGGCTACAGTTGATGGAGCCTCAAGATTCCAGCAATTCCGGTCGATTACGTTCCCGCTCGTCATGTTCTCGATTTCGCCAATTTTAATTACACAATACACGTTCAACTTTAATAACTTTAATATTATTTATTTGTTTAACTCGGGCGGCCCGGCGGTTTCAGGCCAGAATGCCGGCGGAACAGATATCCTGATATCCTGGATCTACAGCCTGACTGTTTCAAGCCAGGAATATGGCATGGCGGCTGCGATTACGATGATTCTTTCCGCAATTGTCATAACCGTTGCTCTTTGGCAGTTCAGGAGAACGAAGGCGTTTACTGAGGAGGGCACAATGTGA
- a CDS encoding sugar ABC transporter permease: MNMKTQRAIRLSLTYLVVLIMAIVIIYPILWILGASVTPGMSLSSSSLIPKNPTLDHYKEIFDPAKSDYLIWYWNTLKISFTTMAGSVVVISLMAYSFSRYRFVGRKNGLTLFLLLQMIPNFAALIAIFVLARVANLLDTHLGLILIYVGGSIPMNTWLMKGYLDSIPKELDESARMDGAGHMRIFLQIIMPLAKPIIAVVALFNFIAPFTDFILAKVLLRSEENFTLAVGLYDLVSRQFGSEYTTFAAGSVLIAIPIAILFLSFQKYFVSGLTAGGTKG; this comes from the coding sequence ATGAATATGAAGACACAAAGGGCTATCCGCCTTTCGCTCACCTATCTTGTTGTCCTGATCATGGCTATAGTGATTATTTATCCAATCCTTTGGATTCTTGGCGCATCGGTCACACCGGGTATGAGCCTTTCCAGTTCATCGCTGATTCCTAAAAACCCGACGCTTGACCATTATAAAGAAATTTTCGATCCGGCCAAAAGCGATTACTTAATCTGGTATTGGAATACACTGAAAATTTCCTTTACGACGATGGCGGGTTCTGTCGTTGTCATCAGCCTGATGGCCTATTCGTTTTCGCGCTATCGGTTTGTTGGCAGGAAGAATGGCTTGACCCTTTTCCTGCTGCTGCAAATGATCCCTAATTTCGCGGCGTTGATTGCCATCTTCGTCCTGGCCAGGGTGGCAAACCTGCTCGATACCCATTTGGGGTTGATATTGATTTATGTCGGCGGCTCGATTCCGATGAACACCTGGCTGATGAAAGGCTATCTGGACTCCATCCCGAAGGAACTGGATGAAAGCGCCCGGATGGACGGAGCCGGCCATATGCGGATTTTCCTGCAAATCATTATGCCACTCGCAAAGCCGATCATCGCAGTCGTCGCTCTCTTTAACTTCATAGCGCCATTTACTGATTTTATTCTCGCAAAAGTTCTCCTCCGCTCCGAGGAAAACTTTACTCTCGCAGTAGGTCTATACGATTTGGTATCACGCCAGTTTGGCAGCGAGTATACGACCTTCGCAGCTGGTTCGGTCTTAATCGCCATCCCAATCGCAATCCTGTTCCTGTCATTCCAGAAATACTTCGTCTCAGGATTAACCGCTGGAGGAACAAAGGGCTGA
- a CDS encoding glycoside hydrolase family 31 protein codes for MLEDSSFAIHPELQGQSSAQKLNRIGRAAGFTQIENGISIQTESGNLNIAFSREDIVRIAINFQGETAGQTSPAIIPNSRSVEFIMEETAAAYHVKSKQLNVFIEKSPISVTVKDSEGRTLLQDAELGMGYSEGAGVYCQKTLHPDDHFYGFGEKTGFLDKRGEKLVMWNTDVYAPHNPETDPLYQSIPFFMVLRDGKATGIYFDNTFKSFFDLGSNNETFSFGAEGGQLDYYVMAGPDPKSVVEQYTFLTGRMPIPPKWALGYHQSRYSYANEEEVMDVVRLFGDKGIPLDAIYLDIHYMDGYRVFTFDKETFPHFAEMVEALKEKGIQVVPIVDPGVKMDPEYGVYQDGVVQDYFCKYPTDEIYYGEVWPGQSAFPDFTETSVRNWWGDLHSFYAEKGIEGIWNDMNEPSVFNESKTMDLFVIHKNDGSPKTHQELHNLYGLLMAEATVGGMKKHLKGKRTFLLTRAGFSGIQRYAAVWTGDNRSFWEHLQMSLPMLMNLGLSGVAFSGTDVGGFAHDSNGELLTRWTQAGALTPYFRNHSVLGSARQEPWSFGEKYEKIIKKYITLRYEWLPQLYTLFHEAHKSGLPVMRPLLMEFPEDSMTWNLSDQFMLGDNVIVAPVMQPGAVCRVVYLPEGSWINYWSNEIYEGGRHHLVQAGLDTLPIFVKQGTAIALTDGKLTTAVPDQKLLLHLYYKEGTESVLSLYEDDGSTFAYEEGKWLNRQYNFVQNKNEIIISAKDEGEFSPSWKEVELIVHGDGRELKLQIDGQVKPPAKKTSKTTTYIL; via the coding sequence ATGCTGGAAGATTCAAGTTTTGCCATACACCCCGAATTACAAGGCCAAAGCAGTGCCCAGAAACTGAACAGGATTGGCCGGGCTGCCGGCTTCACTCAGATCGAAAACGGCATTTCGATCCAGACTGAATCAGGGAATCTTAACATCGCATTCTCCAGAGAAGATATTGTCCGGATCGCCATTAATTTTCAAGGGGAAACAGCCGGCCAAACGAGTCCGGCCATCATTCCGAACAGCAGAAGCGTGGAATTCATTATGGAAGAAACCGCAGCTGCCTACCACGTCAAATCAAAGCAGCTCAACGTGTTTATTGAAAAAAGTCCGATTTCAGTCACTGTAAAAGACAGCGAAGGCAGAACACTCTTGCAGGATGCGGAACTGGGAATGGGGTATTCGGAAGGCGCGGGGGTTTATTGCCAAAAAACTCTCCATCCGGATGACCACTTTTATGGGTTCGGTGAAAAGACAGGCTTTTTGGATAAGCGGGGCGAAAAGCTTGTCATGTGGAATACAGACGTATATGCGCCGCATAACCCGGAAACAGACCCGCTTTATCAATCAATTCCCTTTTTCATGGTTTTGAGGGACGGGAAAGCAACCGGAATTTATTTCGATAACACCTTTAAGTCGTTTTTTGATTTAGGAAGCAACAATGAAACATTTTCTTTCGGAGCTGAAGGCGGCCAGCTTGATTATTACGTCATGGCCGGGCCGGATCCAAAGAGTGTGGTCGAGCAATATACCTTCCTGACAGGGAGGATGCCGATTCCGCCAAAATGGGCGTTGGGGTACCACCAGTCCAGATACAGCTATGCAAATGAAGAAGAAGTTATGGACGTTGTCCGCCTTTTTGGCGATAAGGGAATTCCACTCGATGCAATTTATCTTGATATTCATTATATGGATGGCTATAGGGTATTCACCTTCGACAAGGAAACCTTCCCTCATTTTGCCGAAATGGTCGAGGCTTTGAAGGAAAAGGGAATCCAGGTCGTCCCGATTGTCGATCCCGGCGTTAAAATGGATCCGGAATATGGAGTATATCAGGATGGGGTCGTTCAAGACTATTTTTGCAAATATCCAACCGATGAAATATATTACGGCGAAGTTTGGCCAGGACAGAGCGCGTTTCCCGATTTTACCGAAACAAGTGTCCGGAACTGGTGGGGGGACCTCCACAGCTTTTATGCCGAAAAAGGAATAGAAGGCATATGGAATGATATGAATGAGCCTTCTGTTTTCAATGAATCAAAAACAATGGACCTATTCGTCATCCATAAAAATGACGGAAGCCCGAAAACACACCAGGAGCTTCATAATCTTTACGGCTTGCTGATGGCCGAGGCGACTGTTGGCGGGATGAAAAAGCATCTGAAAGGGAAGCGGACATTCCTGCTGACGCGCGCGGGCTTTTCAGGAATCCAGCGCTATGCGGCGGTTTGGACTGGTGATAACCGCAGTTTTTGGGAGCACCTGCAAATGTCCCTGCCAATGTTGATGAATTTAGGCTTGTCCGGCGTTGCGTTTTCTGGAACGGATGTCGGCGGCTTCGCCCATGACAGCAATGGCGAACTGCTGACAAGGTGGACGCAGGCTGGCGCATTGACGCCGTATTTCAGGAATCATTCCGTCCTTGGGTCTGCCAGGCAGGAACCATGGTCCTTCGGGGAAAAGTATGAAAAGATTATCAAAAAATACATCACCCTGCGCTATGAATGGCTTCCACAGCTTTATACACTGTTTCATGAAGCCCACAAATCCGGTCTTCCGGTCATGAGGCCGTTGTTAATGGAATTCCCGGAAGACTCGATGACCTGGAACCTGTCAGACCAATTTATGCTCGGCGATAATGTCATTGTCGCCCCGGTCATGCAGCCCGGTGCCGTGTGCCGGGTGGTTTACCTGCCTGAAGGCTCCTGGATTAACTATTGGAGTAATGAAATTTATGAAGGCGGAAGGCACCACCTCGTTCAGGCGGGATTGGACACCCTGCCAATTTTCGTTAAACAGGGGACGGCCATTGCTTTAACAGACGGCAAATTGACGACAGCGGTACCTGATCAAAAGCTGCTCCTCCATCTGTACTATAAGGAAGGAACTGAAAGCGTCCTTTCTTTATATGAGGATGACGGAAGTACTTTTGCTTATGAAGAAGGAAAGTGGTTGAACAGGCAATACAACTTTGTCCAAAATAAAAATGAAATTATTATTTCTGCAAAGGATGAGGGAGAGTTTTCCCCATCATGGAAGGAAGTCGAACTCATTGTCCACGGGGACGGAAGGGAACTGAAACTCCAAATCGATGGGCAAGTGAAACCTCCTGCAAAAAAGACAAGTAAAACAACCACATATATTTTATAA
- a CDS encoding LacI family DNA-binding transcriptional regulator codes for MAVTIKDVAKLANVAPSTVSRVIANSPRISTETKKKVKDAMKELGYHPNFIARSLVSQSTQVIGMIMPSSDAVFENPFFQTVIKGIIEGARVKNYAIQMLTGRTEEENLESVKQMVQGKRVDGAILLYSKVEDKIIDYLKESRFPFVVIGKPYKDVEEITHVDNDNVRAANHVTESLISLGHKKIAFIGGSLDLVVTIDRLNGYKEALDNAGLELVDDYVKHDDFIREGGREAVRDLMNLENQPTALVVADDLMALGVLNMLDELGIMVPDDVSVVSFNNVLLAELARPQLTSVDINIFDLGFQAARSLIQTIKDPNEPVKRIIIKHHIVKRSSCAKLPD; via the coding sequence GTGGCTGTAACAATAAAAGATGTTGCAAAATTAGCTAATGTAGCACCTTCTACAGTTTCCAGGGTGATTGCAAACAGTCCGAGAATCAGCACAGAAACAAAGAAAAAAGTAAAAGATGCCATGAAAGAACTTGGATATCATCCCAACTTCATAGCCAGGAGCCTGGTCAGCCAATCAACTCAGGTAATCGGCATGATCATGCCAAGTTCGGACGCCGTCTTCGAAAATCCTTTTTTTCAGACAGTCATCAAAGGAATCATCGAGGGAGCAAGAGTAAAAAATTATGCCATTCAAATGCTGACCGGCCGAACTGAAGAAGAAAATCTCGAAAGTGTAAAACAAATGGTCCAAGGAAAACGGGTTGACGGCGCTATTCTTCTTTACTCCAAAGTGGAAGACAAAATCATCGACTACTTAAAAGAAAGCAGATTCCCATTCGTTGTCATTGGCAAGCCTTATAAGGATGTTGAAGAAATTACGCATGTAGACAATGATAACGTCCGCGCCGCAAATCATGTCACAGAATCTCTAATCAGCCTGGGGCATAAGAAAATTGCATTCATCGGCGGAAGCCTCGACTTAGTGGTGACAATCGACCGTTTGAACGGCTACAAAGAAGCTTTGGATAATGCCGGCCTGGAGCTTGTTGACGACTACGTAAAACATGATGATTTTATCCGAGAAGGCGGAAGGGAAGCGGTCCGTGACCTGATGAACCTGGAAAACCAGCCAACAGCCCTGGTGGTCGCGGATGATTTGATGGCATTAGGGGTTCTGAACATGCTTGATGAACTTGGCATCATGGTTCCCGATGATGTTTCGGTTGTCAGCTTTAACAATGTCCTGCTCGCTGAATTGGCCCGCCCGCAGCTGACGTCCGTCGATATCAATATTTTCGACCTTGGCTTCCAGGCGGCGAGAAGCCTGATCCAAACCATCAAAGATCCAAACGAACCAGTAAAGCGGATCATCATTAAACATCATATCGTCAAACGCAGTTCCTGCGCCAAATTACCTGATTAA
- a CDS encoding SDR family oxidoreductase gives MNKKELPKGGFPPQEQDEQPGLTSEMNPEPIHVDPKYKGSGKLENKAVLITGGDSGIGKAAAIYFAKEGADVAIVYLNEDNDADDTRRQIEDEGRKCLLIPGDVGDESFCKTAVEKTIEKFGKLDVLVNNAAEQHPQDSLLDISTEQLEKTFRTNIFSMFHLTKAALPHLKEGASIINTASITAYAGHKTLLDYSATKGAIVSFTRSLSMSLAKDGIRVNGVAPGPIWTPLIPSTFDEQQVEKFGADTPMGRAGQPFELAPAYVFLASDDSAYISGQMIHINGGKIVNG, from the coding sequence ATGAATAAAAAAGAGTTGCCAAAAGGCGGTTTCCCGCCTCAGGAGCAGGATGAACAGCCAGGGCTTACAAGCGAAATGAATCCCGAGCCCATCCATGTCGACCCAAAATATAAAGGAAGCGGAAAGCTTGAGAATAAAGCCGTCCTCATTACCGGAGGGGACAGCGGCATTGGGAAGGCGGCAGCGATTTATTTTGCCAAAGAAGGCGCTGACGTTGCCATCGTCTATTTGAATGAGGACAATGACGCGGACGATACAAGGAGGCAAATCGAGGACGAGGGCAGAAAGTGCCTCCTGATCCCTGGCGATGTCGGTGATGAGTCTTTCTGCAAAACAGCAGTTGAGAAAACAATTGAGAAGTTCGGCAAGCTGGATGTGCTCGTGAACAATGCCGCAGAACAGCATCCACAGGATAGCTTGTTGGACATCAGCACAGAGCAGCTTGAAAAGACGTTCCGCACGAACATTTTCTCAATGTTCCATCTGACAAAAGCGGCCCTGCCGCACTTGAAGGAAGGTGCTTCAATCATCAATACGGCCTCCATTACAGCCTATGCTGGCCATAAAACGCTGCTTGACTACTCAGCGACAAAAGGGGCGATCGTATCGTTCACCCGTTCCCTGTCCATGTCGCTTGCAAAAGACGGCATCAGGGTAAACGGCGTCGCCCCAGGACCGATTTGGACACCTCTGATTCCTTCAACATTCGATGAGCAGCAGGTTGAAAAGTTCGGGGCCGATACGCCGATGGGACGCGCGGGGCAGCCATTTGAATTGGCGCCGGCCTACGTTTTCCTCGCATCAGATGACTCTGCCTATATAAGCGGACAGATGATCCATATAAATGGCGGGAAAATCGTTAACGGTTAA
- a CDS encoding YajQ family cyclic di-GMP-binding protein, producing MSKDSSFDIVSKVDFAEVTNAVTATMKEIKTRYDFKGSKSDVSLDKEELVLVSDDEYKMDQLKDVLLSKLIRRGVPVKNLDYGKMEGASGGTVRQRAKLVQGIDKENAKKINNLIKNSGLKVKSQIQDDQIRVTAKSRDDLQRIIAAVKEADLTVDVQFMNYR from the coding sequence ATGTCTAAAGATAGTTCATTTGATATTGTATCCAAAGTAGATTTTGCTGAAGTGACTAATGCGGTGACCGCGACGATGAAAGAAATCAAGACCCGTTACGATTTTAAGGGATCCAAGAGCGACGTTTCCCTTGATAAGGAAGAGCTTGTCCTTGTTTCTGATGATGAATATAAAATGGATCAGCTGAAGGATGTTCTGCTCAGCAAATTGATCCGGCGCGGCGTCCCGGTCAAGAACCTTGATTATGGCAAAATGGAAGGCGCGTCCGGAGGAACAGTCCGCCAACGCGCAAAATTGGTCCAAGGCATTGATAAAGAGAATGCCAAGAAAATCAATAATCTAATCAAAAACAGCGGACTGAAAGTTAAGAGCCAAATTCAGGACGACCAAATCCGCGTTACCGCGAAAAGCCGCGACGACCTGCAGCGGATCATCGCCGCTGTCAAAGAAGCGGATTTAACGGTCGATGTGCAATTCATGAATTACCGTTAA
- a CDS encoding CvfB family protein, whose translation MALIEQVGRKLTLEVARKAAYGYFLTDGEEDVLLHSNEAAGEYGEGDQVEVFLYPDAHGRVAATSIMPTITAGEYAWLKVVDKKPGVGVFLDIGIQKDILLGEEDLPAHKEIWPAVGDMLYTTIRVNRQYRLYAKLATDPVVQEISQEATRKDFNKNVTGHIYRTAKVGSWIYTLEGFRGFIHESQRAEEPRLGEKVEGRIIDVKEDGTVNVSLLARKQDALDEDAASIYDYLLSRNGAMPYNDKSQPEDIQERFGLSKGAFKRALGKLMKDGKVYQEGSWTYKKEE comes from the coding sequence GTGGCATTGATTGAACAGGTAGGGCGGAAGTTGACGCTTGAAGTGGCGCGAAAAGCCGCATACGGATATTTTTTGACAGACGGTGAAGAGGATGTACTTCTTCATAGCAATGAAGCGGCAGGTGAATATGGGGAAGGGGATCAAGTGGAAGTATTCCTTTATCCTGATGCGCATGGCCGTGTGGCGGCAACATCAATTATGCCAACGATAACTGCCGGTGAATATGCCTGGCTGAAAGTGGTCGATAAAAAGCCAGGTGTGGGGGTTTTCCTTGATATCGGCATCCAAAAGGATATTTTGCTTGGCGAAGAAGACTTGCCGGCACATAAAGAAATCTGGCCAGCCGTGGGCGACATGCTATACACAACCATTCGGGTGAACAGGCAATACCGCTTGTACGCCAAGCTGGCAACCGATCCGGTCGTCCAGGAAATTTCCCAAGAAGCAACCCGGAAGGACTTCAATAAGAATGTCACCGGCCACATCTACCGGACAGCGAAGGTTGGCAGTTGGATTTACACGCTTGAAGGGTTCCGCGGCTTCATCCATGAATCGCAGCGGGCGGAAGAGCCGAGGCTGGGCGAGAAGGTCGAGGGCCGGATCATTGATGTGAAAGAGGATGGCACCGTCAACGTTTCCCTCCTTGCCAGGAAACAGGATGCGCTTGATGAGGATGCTGCTTCGATTTATGATTATCTTCTCTCAAGAAATGGCGCGATGCCTTACAATGACAAAAGCCAGCCTGAGGATATACAGGAACGCTTCGGATTGAGTAAGGGTGCCTTTAAGCGTGCCCTCGGTAAACTGATGAAGGACGGCAAAGTGTACCAGGAAGGCAGCTGGACTTATAAAAAGGAAGAATAA
- a CDS encoding DUF3941 domain-containing protein: MPKTSDNDKKAQDNNALRHEKNMMREKNRKAGKNAYSKKTDHL, encoded by the coding sequence ATGCCAAAGACTTCGGATAATGATAAAAAGGCGCAGGACAACAACGCCCTCCGCCATGAAAAGAACATGATGCGCGAGAAAAACAGAAAAGCCGGCAAGAATGCTTATTCAAAGAAGACTGACCACTTGTAA
- a CDS encoding DegV family protein yields the protein MAIKLFADSACDMPLAFYEGNGVGLFPLKVHLDDKEYEDLQGISPETIYEAIRAGKVPKTSQASPLGFEKTFIELAKNNEDGIYIAFSSELSGTYQTAVMVLEQVKEEYPDFNFTIVDTKCASLGYGLVVKEAVKLAAAGASKDEILKDVLYRSQHMEHLFTVEDLDYLAKGGRVSKASAFLGGLLNIKPLLNVENGKLVPLEKIRGKKKLLRRVIEVMKERGNDLSLQEIGISHAADRDTAEEMKQMIIDEFAPKNVYISEIGAVIGAHTGPGTIAIFFLNEVQK from the coding sequence ATGGCAATTAAATTATTTGCCGACAGCGCATGCGATATGCCGCTTGCATTTTATGAGGGGAATGGGGTTGGGCTTTTTCCTTTGAAGGTCCATTTGGATGACAAGGAATATGAGGATTTGCAGGGAATATCCCCTGAAACGATCTATGAGGCCATCAGGGCAGGCAAAGTGCCGAAAACTTCGCAGGCATCGCCGCTCGGTTTTGAAAAAACATTTATTGAATTAGCCAAAAACAACGAAGACGGAATATACATAGCCTTTTCATCCGAATTATCAGGGACATACCAAACGGCCGTCATGGTCCTGGAGCAAGTAAAGGAAGAATACCCTGATTTTAATTTCACCATCGTCGATACGAAGTGCGCTTCGCTTGGCTACGGGCTCGTGGTCAAAGAAGCCGTAAAGCTTGCCGCTGCAGGCGCGTCAAAAGACGAAATCCTGAAAGATGTCCTTTACCGCAGCCAGCATATGGAGCATCTTTTCACGGTTGAGGATTTGGATTATCTCGCCAAGGGTGGCCGCGTGTCAAAAGCATCCGCATTCCTCGGCGGCCTTTTGAATATCAAGCCGCTCCTCAACGTGGAGAACGGGAAGCTTGTTCCCCTCGAAAAAATCCGCGGCAAGAAAAAGCTTTTGCGCAGGGTCATCGAAGTGATGAAAGAACGGGGCAATGATTTATCCTTGCAGGAAATCGGCATCAGCCATGCCGCCGACCGGGATACTGCCGAAGAAATGAAACAGATGATTATTGATGAGTTTGCGCCTAAAAACGTCTATATCAGTGAAATTGGCGCGGTCATTGGAGCCCATACAGGGCCTGGCACCATTGCGATATTCTTCTTGAATGAGGTGCAGAAGTAA